The following is a genomic window from Chloroflexota bacterium.
AGCTGATGTGCGCCTGGGTCGCGGATGATGATCCCCAGCGCGAGAGTTTTGGGATGGCGTTTTTATCGCTGTTGCTGACGCTGGGCCTGGCGGTGGGTACGTTTGTGTTGATGATTATTGCAGTTGCGTTTTTTGGAGGCTAAGGTGAAGAATTTTGCGAGCACGTTGCTGATAAACCTGATTTATGATGTGTATTTGCCCGCATTGATTTTGGTTGGGCTGGCGGCGCTGCCCCTGGCGGTGGTGGCGGTGGGTGTGTTTTGGTTGTATCGGGGGAAAATGCGATGATTATGCCGGGGGAGATGGCGCGGGCTTTGCTGGAGCGGATTTTTGCTCGCCTGGCGGTTGTTTTTATGGTGGCGATGGCGGTGTTGCTGGTGTTGTATGGCGGCTGGATGTGGTTGACGGGGGAGGGGCAGACGCCATCATCTGGCATGGGTAGCCATGAGACGGCTACCCTGCGCGAGTTGCAGGTTTCGGTTACTCTATCCCCCACGGAGCCAGCGATTGTGGCTCCGGTATTGGTCGCCAGTGTTACCGCACAACCTACGGGCACCACTTATACCCCATATCCCACTTATACCCCATATCCCACATTTACGGCGTTGCCCACTTATACGCCGGTCCCCACCGAGCAGGGTCCGCTGCCTTCGCTTTCTCCACTGCCTTCGGCAACTCTGGATTATGTGGCCTTGATGCAAGCAAATTTGGATGAGATGCACAAGGATGCGTCGGCGGAGCGGGCACGGGCTGATGCGGATGCGGCGATGTGGCGCGAGGTGTGGCGTTGGGGGTGTTTGGCGGGGCTGGCGCCGGTGGCGGTTTTGTTGACGGGACTGGTGGCCTTGGCGTTGCGCAAGATGGCGCAGGGCGACGGCCCAATGGTGGAGGAGGAAGCGGAAGAAGCTGAGGAAGCGTCGGGGCCGGAGCGGGTGCGCCTGGAAGTGAAGACGAATGGGGGCAAGTCTTTGTTGTGGCACCGTTACCCGGTGGATAAGCGCGTGCTGAGGCAGTGGATACGAGTGGCGTTGAACGGCGGCAGCATTGCAATTGGCAATTGGACAGGCTCGAATAAGCCGTTTACGCGGGGCAGTTACGAGAAGTTTGTTGATTATTGGATGACGGCGGGCGTTTTGATGGATAAATACCCGGGCGTTGAGAATTCGGAGCGGGTGCTGACGGAGGGGGGCGCAACGGCACTACAGGCGGTTTTGACACAGGATTTTGGGTATGTATAGGTATGTATGCGTGTGTATGTATGGACGGATGTGCATTTTGGGGCTGCACAGGCGGAGGGGGAGGTGGGTTGGGCGTGTTAAGATGCTCTTGACCGCGTGGTTGAGTTCTGCTATACTGAATCTTGAACCGGTCAGTTCACTTTTACGGATGGGCTTTTTGTTGCCTGACGTACACTTACAATCAAATAACCATTGTACGAAGAGCGCCCGCTCTGAGTATCGCAAAAGGCCCATCGTAAGAACTGACCGGTTCCCGATAGGTGCTAGCGGTATTTGGAGCGGGCGCTCTTCGTTAAAGGAACCGGTCAAAATGAACAGACTGTATGAATTTATGGCGAAGATGGTGTTGCGTCGGTTTGGGCGCTTTGCGTCGGAGATTACGCTGGCGTGGTTGGCGCAGTATGATTATTTGATGGTGACGGAAGCCGATTTGAAATGGATGACGGCGGGGGCTGGCGATGCCGCCTAAAGGTTTCCCGCGCCCGTGGGCGTGCGATACGTGCCGCACGGCGTTTACACAAAACACGCCGACGCAGTTGTGGTGCGGTGCATGCGCGGATGAGCGCAACCGCAAGAGCCGGGGACGCTATGAGCGGCGGCGATCTGGGCGGGTGCGCAGTGTGGAGGTTGGGCGCTCGGGTTGTACCAACTGCAAAGCGCGGGCGGTGTGCGATGTGGCGCTGTGGACGTTGTTGCCGTTGGTCTGTTCGCCGGGTGGCGAGCAGACGCGGGCGATGGTGCTGGAAAGCCCGGAGTTGGTGCGGGCGGCACAGGCGAGATGGTGAGCGATGACGATTGAAGAACGCATCCGAAACGAAATCCGCACGCGGCATTACTCGCTGAAGACCGAGAAGGCTTATGTGCGTTGGTATAAGCGCTTTGTGCGCCATCATCAACTGAGGCATCCCGAGCAGATGGGCAGGCAAGAAATTGGCGAGTTTTTGACGCATCTGGCGGTGGATGGGCGCGTGGCGGCGAGTACGCAAAATCAGGCTCTGGCGGCGTTGTTGTTTTTGTACCGCCAGGTGCTGGGGATGGAGATTGGTTATGTGGAGGGGTTTGCCTATGCCAAACGCGGGAAGCGGCTGCCGGTGGTGCTGAATAAGGCCGATACGGTGGCGGTGCTGGAAAATGTAGCAGGTTCGCCGCAGGATTTGGTGGCGCATTTGCTGTATGGCTGCGGGATGCGCCTGAGCGAAGCGCTAAGGCTGCGAATCAAGGATGTGGATTTTGGGCGCGGGGTGGTGATTGTGCATGATGGCAAGGGTCAGAAAGACCGCTCGACGGTGCTACCGCGCGGCCTGTGCGAGTGGATGACTGATCAGATGGTGATTGCACGCAAGTTTCACGAGATTGACCGGCAGCGAAAGCGTCCCGGGGTGCAGGTTCCGTATGCGTTGGAGCGCAAGAAGCCCACGATTGGCGAGGATTGGGGCTGGTTTTGGGTGTTTCCGGCAGAGAATGAGTCTGTGGACCCGGTGAGCGGCGTTCAGCGGCGGCACCATATCCATGAGAGCACGGTGCAGAAGGCGGTACGCAGCGCATCCAGGGTGGCTGGTGTGGTGCAGCGGGTGACTCCGCATGTGTTTCGGCATTGTTTTGCGACGCATTTGCTGGAGGACGGGTATGACATCCGCACGGTGCAGGAGTTGCTGGGGCATAAGGATGTGAAGACGACGATGGTTTACACGCATGTGATGCGCCCCGGGGGTGTGGCGGGGGTTGTGAGTCCGTTGGATAATGTCCGGGAGAAGGGTGTTATCCGCGGGGAGTAGGAGAATCGGAGTTAGGTGCTTATTTTGAAACACATCATTAGCTTTTCAACCGGCTTATCATCTGCGCTCACGGTTGAGCGCGTTATCAATCGCTATGGAAAATCGGCGGTTGAAATCGTATTCATGGATACAAAAATCGAAGACGGAGACAATTACCGCTTCATGGATGATTGCCGCCGCCGTTGGAATATGCCAATAACAACCCTAGCAGAAGGTCGCACGCCGTATCAGGTTTTTGCGGATCAGTCAATCATAGCAAATCAAAAAATTGCACCTTGCACGTTCCGATTGAAAATTGAACCGTTTGTTGCATACCTGGAAACAATCAGCGATCCGGTAACAATTCACATTGGCTATGATTTCTCAGAAATTCACCGCTGCGAAGCTACTACAAAAAACTACAATGCCCGCGGTTGGGATGTTGACTATCCATTACTCTGGAAGCCCATCGAATACCGTAAATATGCGGATGTTGTACGCTACGATTGGTGCATTGAGCCACCTAGAATGTACGCGCTAGGCTACACTCACGCTAATTGTGGTGGCGTCTGCGTCAAGCAGGGGCAGGGCGATTGGTTGCGCACTCTCATAAATTATCCTGAACGATACGCAGAAATTGAAAACTGGGAAACCGCAATGAGAGATCATCCAGTGCGCAAAAATTACGCCATTGTTAGGGATCAGTCGGGCGGCAATGTATCGCCGCTGCCATTGACGGAACTGCGAGAGCGATACGAAGCCAGTCTGGGCATTGATTTATGCGAACTCGATACTGAATCTGCGTGTGTTTCGTGCGGGGTTGGTGATTTATCGCATCCGCACCTAACCAAAATTGCATTAGACCGGGCTAGTCGCCCGGATAGGCCGCGGCGCTTTGCGGCCAGTCAATTCAATATGCCGGGTATTTTTGCAAACCCGCCCGGCAAATGAATAAACCGTTAGGTTGCTACCTGGGTGGCTGTAACCGCAAGGCCAGATGCCCGGCCCCGTTGGTAGGCGAGAAACGCAAAGCCGTGACACACTCGCTCACCCAGACAAACGAATGAGAGATTGTCTTGAAAACAGACTGGTTAATGGTTTTTGTAAATCTTGCGCACGAGTGGCATAATAAAATGCACTATTTCCCGTGGTCATTTTGCGCGGTAAATGATTGTGTTTTAGCGAGAAATATAGAAGAAAGGTACGACATGAATATTTGCTTATGCGGTACTCAGGCTGGCTATCCACATGATAAGCTCTGTCCATATCCGTTGTATCGTGGCTCGGAGGAACAAGAGCAGCGATGGTTACACAAATGGAAAGATAAACGCAACCTAACCAGCGGTAGCACAGCGACCAGCCTGTCGGCTGGGGCAAACGTGGCCGCAAAAAGCAAATCAACCGGGGCAAATGATGTCTCGGAAAATAAATCGGCTGGCGCGTGAACCGCGGGCCGTTAGCAAGCCTGAAAGGAAGTCTCTAATGCACGAAGATGATGAAAACGGAACCTGCACACATTGCCATAATGAATTTCAGTTTGCGCTTATGTGGCTGGCTTTTCACGAAGGCAATGATTATTTATTGTGCAATTCGTGTTATCACGCTCTCGGAAAACCATTCAGCGCATCTGATTATGTAGCTCTCACGGCTCTGCCAACAAAAATTACACCCGACTTGGCTACGTCTCGCGAAAAAATAGGAGCTTGCCCTGGCTGCTACCTGCCTGAGCAATGCACCACCTGCTATCCCCGCCGAAGCCCCTGAATAAAACGTTAGAAGGCTGAAATGATGTTACCAGTAAACGAAGTAATCGCAGGAAATTGCGCCGAAGTCATGGCTGGATGGCCCGATGATTGTATTGATCTCACTGTCACCAGCCCACCGTATGACAATCTTCGAGACTACGAAGGTTATACCTTCGACTTTGAATCTATCGCTACGCAGCTATGGCGCATCACGAAACCCGGCGGGGTGGTTGTGTGGGTTGTCGGTGATGCGGTCAAGGATGGATCAGAAACCTGTACCAGTTTTCGCCAAGCAATCCATTTTGTCGAGTTGGGTTTTTCTTTGCACGATACTATGCTTTATTTTGCGGAGAAACCATTATCTAACGACAATCGCTATCAGCAATGCTTTGAATATATGTATGTGTTCTCAAAAGGTTCTCCGGCTGTGTTCAACCCAATAGTAGACAAGGCTAACAAATGGGCTGGTAGCAAGAATTTCGGTAAACGTAGTCAACGCAACAAATCCGGTGAGCTTATTTATGGAAAGCAAACGGAAGTCCCAAGATTTTCCCGCCGTCTCAACCTATGGAAATATAAAACCGGAAAAGGATAC
Proteins encoded in this region:
- a CDS encoding integron integrase translates to MTIEERIRNEIRTRHYSLKTEKAYVRWYKRFVRHHQLRHPEQMGRQEIGEFLTHLAVDGRVAASTQNQALAALLFLYRQVLGMEIGYVEGFAYAKRGKRLPVVLNKADTVAVLENVAGSPQDLVAHLLYGCGMRLSEALRLRIKDVDFGRGVVIVHDGKGQKDRSTVLPRGLCEWMTDQMVIARKFHEIDRQRKRPGVQVPYALERKKPTIGEDWGWFWVFPAENESVDPVSGVQRRHHIHESTVQKAVRSASRVAGVVQRVTPHVFRHCFATHLLEDGYDIRTVQELLGHKDVKTTMVYTHVMRPGGVAGVVSPLDNVREKGVIRGE
- a CDS encoding site-specific DNA-methyltransferase; amino-acid sequence: MLPVNEVIAGNCAEVMAGWPDDCIDLTVTSPPYDNLRDYEGYTFDFESIATQLWRITKPGGVVVWVVGDAVKDGSETCTSFRQAIHFVELGFSLHDTMLYFAEKPLSNDNRYQQCFEYMYVFSKGSPAVFNPIVDKANKWAGSKNFGKRSQRNKSGELIYGKQTEVPRFSRRLNLWKYKTGKGYTTKDDFAFEHPAMYPEALARDHILSWSNPGDIVLDPMCGSGTTLKMAKQTGRRFIGIDISENYCAIARKRVEGAQPPLFVDTVTPSNKTSTTTGLSPEGKQAELFTTASGQDASG